From Aristaeella lactis, the proteins below share one genomic window:
- a CDS encoding PLP-dependent aminotransferase family protein yields MNQNKPAYLALYESLREEILSGVRPFGSRLPSRRVLARDRGVSAITAEHSIELLCEEGYAESRARSGCYVIYREADGFSMPAVRPEHRIIPAAPAPGRNTLPFPTLARVMRRVLTEYGEEIMVRPPNTGCLELREALCSYLARNRGIRVQPDQIVIGAGAEYLYGLTVELLGSSRTYAIEAPSYQKIEQVYRSRDVKVDFCPLGKNGILSEALQATKASVLHITPFRSFPSGVTATASKRREYLRWADKPDRYIVEDDYESEFSLLRKPEETLFAGSSRQNVIYLNTFSRTVSPSFRVGYMVIPRALLPVFELRVGFYSCTVPAFEQYVLAELISGGEFERHINRIRRSERKAAET; encoded by the coding sequence ATGAATCAGAACAAACCGGCCTACCTGGCCCTTTATGAATCCCTGCGGGAGGAGATTCTCTCCGGTGTACGGCCCTTTGGCAGCCGCCTTCCTTCCCGGCGTGTCCTCGCCCGGGACCGTGGCGTCAGTGCCATCACAGCGGAGCACAGCATCGAGTTGCTGTGTGAGGAGGGATACGCCGAATCCCGTGCCCGCAGCGGCTGCTATGTCATCTACCGGGAGGCGGACGGCTTCTCCATGCCCGCCGTCCGGCCGGAACACCGGATTATCCCGGCTGCCCCCGCTCCGGGCCGGAACACCCTGCCCTTTCCCACCCTGGCCCGGGTCATGCGCCGGGTGCTGACCGAGTACGGAGAGGAGATCATGGTCCGTCCGCCCAACACCGGATGCCTGGAACTGCGGGAAGCCCTGTGCAGCTACCTGGCCCGCAACCGCGGTATCCGTGTCCAGCCGGACCAGATCGTCATCGGTGCCGGTGCTGAATACCTTTACGGGCTCACGGTGGAACTGCTGGGCAGCAGCCGTACCTACGCCATTGAGGCACCTTCCTATCAAAAGATTGAACAGGTATACCGGTCCAGGGATGTCAAAGTGGATTTCTGTCCTCTCGGAAAGAACGGGATCCTTTCGGAAGCGCTCCAGGCCACCAAAGCCTCCGTGCTCCATATAACGCCCTTCCGCAGTTTCCCCAGCGGCGTCACCGCCACCGCCTCCAAGCGCCGGGAGTATCTTCGCTGGGCCGATAAGCCGGACCGGTATATCGTTGAAGATGACTACGAATCAGAGTTCTCTCTCCTCCGCAAACCGGAGGAAACTCTTTTTGCCGGTTCCTCCCGCCAGAATGTTATCTACCTCAACACCTTTTCCCGCACAGTTTCCCCTTCCTTCCGTGTCGGCTATATGGTCATTCCCCGTGCCCTGCTTCCGGTTTTTGAGCTGCGTGTGGGTTTTTACAGCTGCACCGTCCCCGCTTTTGAACAGTATGTCCTGGCAGAATTGATCAGCGGAGGCGAGTTTGAACGTCATATCAACCGGATCCGGCGAAGCGAACGCAAAGCCGCGGAAACCTGA
- a CDS encoding ECF transporter S component, which produces MMKKSEVQLTRIVFGAVMAALVFVVTLFRFPLLGSKVHFANAVCLLCGLLLGPVWGGTAAGLGSALYDLSFYNEGIINLLITFVSKFAMAWICGIIAGKRKEKAQPLIRVVLACVAGALTYVALYMLKSAIYGAIAGNAWAAVASKFPASIINAGAAIVAAPIFYHAVIPALKAGGILKKLDEAVQ; this is translated from the coding sequence ATGATGAAAAAGAGTGAGGTCCAGCTGACACGGATTGTGTTCGGCGCTGTGATGGCGGCGCTTGTGTTTGTGGTGACACTGTTCCGGTTCCCACTGCTGGGATCCAAAGTTCATTTTGCCAATGCGGTCTGCCTGCTGTGCGGACTGCTGCTGGGACCGGTGTGGGGCGGCACTGCCGCGGGTCTTGGCTCCGCACTGTATGACCTGTCCTTCTACAATGAAGGGATCATCAACCTGCTGATCACCTTTGTTTCCAAGTTCGCCATGGCGTGGATCTGCGGAATTATCGCGGGAAAGCGTAAAGAAAAAGCGCAGCCGCTGATCCGTGTGGTACTGGCATGCGTTGCGGGCGCGCTGACATATGTGGCGCTGTATATGCTGAAGAGCGCGATCTACGGGGCTATTGCGGGGAACGCCTGGGCTGCGGTCGCCAGCAAGTTCCCGGCATCCATCATTAATGCGGGCGCCGCGATCGTGGCTGCGCCTATCTTCTATCATGCTGTGATCCCGGCGCTCAAAGCGGGAGGGATCCTGAAAAAACTGGATGAGGCTGTACAATAA
- a CDS encoding PaaI family thioesterase produces the protein MSHFQSLEAAREYFRKDTFAMNNDMALEELTEDGAVCSMAVTERHQNAEGGLMGGAILALADFTFAAAANNAHHPTVAQQVSLNFLNASKGKKLTASASCLKSGRTSCVYVISIKDDLGKDIAQAMFTGFKL, from the coding sequence ATGTCTCATTTTCAGTCCCTTGAAGCCGCCCGCGAATACTTCCGCAAGGATACCTTCGCAATGAATAATGATATGGCGCTGGAAGAGCTCACGGAAGACGGTGCTGTCTGCAGCATGGCTGTCACCGAACGCCATCAGAACGCTGAAGGCGGCCTGATGGGCGGTGCTATTCTCGCCCTGGCGGATTTCACCTTTGCCGCCGCGGCCAACAATGCCCATCATCCCACCGTTGCCCAGCAGGTCAGCCTGAACTTCCTGAATGCTTCCAAAGGGAAAAAGCTGACCGCGTCCGCCTCCTGCCTTAAGAGCGGCCGTACCAGCTGTGTCTATGTTATCAGTATAAAAGATGACCTGGGCAAGGATATTGCCCAGGCCATGTTCACCGGCTTTAAACTGTAG
- a CDS encoding 3-phosphoshikimate 1-carboxyvinyltransferase — protein sequence MNVLIQPGTARGTVAAPPSKSMAHRLLICAALSEGESTVYGVDRSEDILATSDCLSALGASLNWEGTTVHIKGCDPRRSGPAVLNCRESGSTLRFMIPLCMLSGNPMILKGSPTLLSRPLSVYEDLCRDRGLTFTRTEEGLLVQGRLTSGEYTVPGSISSQFITGLLFALPLLDGESRIRLLPPVESGSYLSLTLQALQDAGVQVSTPDEYTLDIAGNAAFSARCTEVEGDYSNAAFFDALNSIGGEVTVTGLREDSLQGDRVYQDYFSRLVKGPTELDLTDCPDLAPVLFAVAALCRGAVFTGTRRLRFKESDRGAVMALEMAKFGITLETEENRIIVPAGSIHAPEELLDSHNDHRIAMALSLLCTRTGGEIHCAEAVRKSFPDYWQKLQSLGIDVSILNS from the coding sequence ATGAACGTGCTCATCCAGCCCGGCACAGCCCGCGGCACAGTAGCTGCGCCGCCTTCCAAATCCATGGCCCACCGCCTGCTGATCTGTGCCGCCCTTTCAGAAGGGGAAAGCACCGTATACGGTGTGGACCGCAGCGAGGATATTCTCGCCACTTCGGACTGCCTTTCCGCCCTGGGAGCATCTCTCAACTGGGAGGGAACCACCGTCCATATCAAAGGCTGTGATCCCCGCCGCTCCGGCCCGGCTGTCCTGAACTGCCGGGAATCCGGCAGTACCCTGCGGTTTATGATCCCCCTGTGCATGCTCTCCGGGAATCCCATGATCCTGAAGGGCAGCCCGACGCTGCTTTCCCGTCCCCTGTCCGTGTATGAAGATCTCTGCCGGGACCGGGGCCTTACCTTTACCCGTACAGAGGAAGGCTTGCTGGTTCAGGGCAGGCTGACATCCGGGGAATACACCGTTCCGGGCAGCATCAGCAGCCAGTTTATTACCGGCCTGCTCTTTGCCCTGCCCCTGCTGGACGGCGAAAGCCGGATCCGCCTGCTGCCCCCGGTGGAAAGCGGTTCCTATCTTTCCCTGACGCTGCAGGCGCTTCAGGATGCGGGTGTGCAGGTTTCCACGCCGGATGAGTACACCCTTGATATTGCGGGCAATGCTGCCTTCAGTGCCCGGTGTACGGAAGTGGAGGGCGATTATTCCAACGCGGCCTTCTTTGACGCGCTGAACAGTATCGGCGGAGAAGTCACCGTGACCGGTCTGCGGGAAGACAGCCTGCAGGGTGACCGGGTATATCAGGATTATTTTTCCCGTCTGGTCAAAGGCCCCACGGAGCTGGACCTGACGGATTGCCCCGACCTGGCCCCCGTTCTTTTCGCCGTAGCAGCCCTCTGCCGCGGAGCTGTTTTCACCGGCACCCGCCGCCTTCGTTTCAAGGAAAGCGACCGCGGGGCTGTGATGGCTCTCGAGATGGCCAAATTCGGGATCACGCTTGAAACGGAGGAAAACCGGATCATCGTTCCCGCGGGAAGCATCCATGCACCGGAAGAACTGCTGGACAGCCATAATGATCACAGGATCGCCATGGCCCTGTCCCTGCTCTGCACCCGCACCGGCGGGGAGATCCACTGTGCCGAAGCTGTCCGTAAAAGCTTCCCGGATTACTGGCAGAAACTTCAGTCCCTGGGAATTGATGTATCAATTCTGAATTCTTAA
- the aroQ gene encoding type II 3-dehydroquinate dehydratase, with protein MNTDKKKTLLVLNGPNLNMLGIREPEIYGTATYADLCRLIEAHAEKRGITVSIFQSNHEGDLVDAIQQAYGKADGIIINPAAYTHTSIALLDALKAVGLPAVEVHISDPDTREAFRKVSYVRAACVKTIKGHGFDGYLEAMDYLTGENQ; from the coding sequence ATGAACACAGATAAGAAGAAAACCCTGCTGGTCCTCAACGGCCCGAACCTGAATATGCTTGGTATCCGGGAACCGGAGATCTACGGAACCGCCACCTACGCGGATCTCTGCCGGCTTATCGAAGCCCATGCGGAAAAGCGGGGGATCACTGTCTCGATCTTCCAGTCCAACCATGAAGGAGACCTGGTGGACGCCATCCAGCAGGCTTACGGCAAAGCCGACGGCATTATCATCAACCCTGCGGCTTATACCCACACCAGCATTGCCCTGCTTGACGCCCTGAAGGCGGTAGGACTTCCTGCTGTGGAAGTCCATATTTCCGATCCGGATACCCGGGAAGCCTTCCGGAAGGTGAGCTATGTCCGGGCCGCCTGTGTGAAGACCATCAAAGGACATGGTTTTGACGGCTACCTGGAAGCCATGGACTACCTGACAGGAGAGAATCAATGA
- a CDS encoding shikimate kinase: MHYELKYGCIGEHLPHSFSREIHNEIGSYAYDLKELTPEELPAFMTARGFCGINVTIPYKQAVIPFLDEIDETARAIGAVNTVVNRDGRLSGYNTDLYGITRLILRAGLDLSGKKVLVLGTGGTSRTASFAAGQLGAREVFRVSRTAREGSLSYEDVLRDHTDAEIILNTTPCGMYPKPAEQPLSLEMFTRLEGVVDAIYNPLRSRLVLDARSRGIPAEGGLYMLVAQAVRASGYFLDTAYPDDLTDRIYSRILSRKENIVLIGMPGSGKSAVGKILAEKTGKPLADTDQLIVEKAGKTIPDIFREDGEPAFRDLESEVIRELSMEGGRIISTGGGAVLRPENVTALRQNGRLFWLNRDPESLVPTEDRPLADTQDKMRQLYIEREPVYRTAADEIIPVTGTPEDTADAIGRDNC; this comes from the coding sequence ATGCATTATGAATTAAAATATGGCTGCATCGGTGAGCATCTTCCCCACAGTTTTTCCCGGGAGATCCACAACGAGATCGGCAGCTATGCCTATGACCTGAAGGAACTGACGCCTGAGGAACTTCCGGCCTTCATGACGGCCCGCGGGTTCTGCGGAATCAACGTCACCATTCCCTACAAGCAGGCAGTCATCCCCTTCCTGGATGAGATCGATGAAACAGCCCGCGCCATCGGTGCCGTAAACACCGTTGTCAACCGGGACGGCAGGCTTTCCGGATATAACACGGACCTGTACGGCATCACCCGGCTGATCCTCCGCGCCGGCTTGGATCTCAGCGGTAAAAAAGTCCTGGTACTGGGCACCGGCGGCACCTCCCGCACCGCGTCCTTTGCGGCCGGGCAGCTGGGTGCCCGGGAGGTATTCCGTGTCAGCCGGACCGCCCGGGAGGGCAGTCTTTCCTATGAGGACGTCCTGCGGGATCACACGGACGCGGAGATCATCCTGAACACAACCCCCTGCGGTATGTATCCCAAGCCCGCGGAACAGCCTCTTTCCCTGGAGATGTTTACCCGTCTTGAGGGAGTGGTGGACGCAATCTATAATCCCCTTCGCAGCCGGCTTGTCCTGGATGCCCGCTCCCGCGGCATCCCCGCGGAAGGCGGCCTGTATATGCTGGTTGCCCAGGCCGTCCGCGCTTCCGGCTATTTCCTCGATACCGCTTATCCTGATGACCTGACAGACCGGATCTACAGCCGGATCCTCAGCCGGAAGGAAAACATCGTGCTCATCGGCATGCCGGGCAGCGGGAAGTCCGCCGTCGGAAAGATCCTTGCCGAAAAGACCGGCAAGCCCCTGGCTGATACGGACCAGCTCATTGTTGAGAAAGCCGGGAAAACCATTCCCGATATCTTCCGGGAGGATGGGGAGCCCGCCTTCCGTGATCTGGAAAGCGAAGTGATCCGTGAACTCTCCATGGAGGGCGGCCGGATTATCTCCACGGGCGGCGGAGCGGTGCTCCGTCCGGAAAACGTTACAGCCCTGCGCCAGAACGGCCGTCTCTTCTGGCTGAACCGGGATCCTGAATCCCTGGTTCCAACGGAAGACCGTCCCCTGGCGGATACGCAGGATAAAATGAGGCAGCTGTATATTGAGCGGGAACCCGTCTATCGCACCGCCGCGGATGAGATCATCCCCGTAACCGGCACACCGGAAGATACCGCCGATGCGATTGGTCGCGATAACTGCTGA
- the aroC gene encoding chorismate synthase — protein MKNTFGTSVTVTLFGESHGPEIGAVVDGLAPGLPVDEEFIASRLTLRRPAGRISTARQEEDAFRIVSGVFEGRTTGTPLAILIPNRDTRSGDYQRGPARPGHADYTAYTKYHGFEDYRGGGHFSGRITAALVAAGAIVIRALQGKGILIGTHVARCAGIDDAPFTDLPADLEKLNSLPFAVLDETKGQAMRDAIEQAAARGDSVGGILETAVLGMPAGVGEPWFDTVEGVLSHALFSVPAVKGVEFGAGFAFADMTGSRANDPLRMKDSHPVTTSNHNGGINGGISNGMPLLFRCVVKPTPSISLEQQTVNPLTGENTVLEIRGRHDPAIVHRARIVVDSVAALALADLLALRFGADWLASPDD, from the coding sequence ATGAAAAACACATTTGGCACCTCCGTCACCGTTACGCTTTTCGGTGAGAGTCACGGTCCCGAGATCGGTGCGGTGGTTGACGGCCTTGCGCCCGGTCTTCCGGTGGATGAAGAGTTCATTGCCTCACGGCTGACCCTTCGCCGGCCCGCAGGCCGTATTTCCACTGCCCGTCAGGAAGAAGATGCTTTCCGTATTGTCAGTGGTGTTTTTGAAGGCCGCACCACAGGCACTCCTCTGGCCATCCTGATCCCCAACCGGGACACCCGGAGCGGGGATTATCAGCGCGGTCCTGCCCGTCCCGGGCACGCGGATTACACTGCCTATACCAAGTATCACGGATTTGAGGACTACCGGGGAGGCGGTCATTTCAGCGGAAGGATCACCGCCGCACTGGTCGCTGCCGGTGCCATAGTGATCCGCGCCCTGCAGGGAAAAGGGATCCTCATCGGTACCCATGTCGCCCGCTGCGCGGGGATTGATGACGCACCGTTCACCGATCTTCCCGCCGATCTGGAAAAACTGAATTCTCTGCCTTTCGCGGTGCTGGATGAAACAAAAGGGCAGGCCATGCGGGATGCCATTGAGCAGGCGGCCGCACGCGGGGACAGCGTAGGCGGAATACTGGAAACCGCGGTGCTCGGTATGCCTGCCGGAGTGGGCGAACCCTGGTTCGATACTGTTGAGGGCGTCCTTTCCCACGCCCTGTTCTCCGTTCCCGCCGTAAAGGGTGTGGAATTCGGCGCTGGTTTTGCTTTCGCGGATATGACCGGCAGCCGGGCAAACGATCCCCTGCGGATGAAAGATTCTCATCCTGTCACCACGTCCAATCACAACGGCGGTATTAACGGCGGCATTTCAAACGGCATGCCCCTGCTCTTCCGCTGCGTTGTGAAGCCCACGCCTTCCATCTCCCTGGAACAGCAGACGGTCAATCCCCTTACCGGAGAAAACACCGTCCTGGAGATCAGGGGGCGTCATGATCCGGCCATCGTCCACCGGGCCCGTATTGTTGTGGACAGTGTAGCAGCCCTGGCGCTGGCGGATCTCCTTGCCCTGCGCTTCGGCGCCGACTGGCTTGCCTCTCCAGATGACTAA